AATTGATgcttcaattttgtttttcatctgTTACGTGTGTGTGGGATTATTTATTTAGTGTTCTGTTGAATTATGAAACTGTGAAGAAGTTCAAGTTGTGCAAAATAACATTAGGGTTAGGCATACCTTTGTTCCCAAGCAGTAGTGGCAAGCATTTGGTGATGTCAATTCTGTAATGTTCTTTTGGCACGTATATAATGATATTTGCTCGAATAATTGACGaatagtttataattataacCACCTTTACCCCAGTCACTTCTCCTGCACATCCATAACCTCATATTTGCATTTTTTGAATGATCAATTCATTCAATTTACGAAAATACGGGGCAGTGTGCTTGGTCTACGAACAGTTGTACCTGCTACAATTTATAGTATACAATGGTACTTGGTCAAGAGACTTTGGAGTGGTGAGGAGAATGTAGCAAGATATAGTTTGTTACTCACTGGAGTTTGGAAAGCTGTTTCACTGTATATGTAGAGCTGTTTCTAATGTAACATCTTAGATATTATCTGATGAAACTGAAAATTGTCTGCACTGGAGTTTTGCTATATAGCTTTTGTATCTTCTTGTTCACCTGAAAATCCCCACTTTATTTGATATTCTAGTTTTTGGTAGTATGGTGCTTCAGTTATATATTTATCGCGTTGttccttttttatcttttgtttctcTCCTGCTTCGTTCGATGCCTAAGTTGGAACTAGGTAAAGCTTCAAGTACTTCTCTCTATCTGGTATGTTTGTGATGGTGACAAAAGCGGGGGAGAGCATCCTTCAAGTCCTGTTTTGTTTCAATTCATTTCATGCTATGTTTTCTTCCTATTTTAGATAATTGGGAAAAAATGAGATAATCCTTGGCTTTGGTATGCAGGATGTCGGAAGCACCATTTAGACCACGTGAAAAGCTTTTTGAGAAGCAAAAATATTTCCAGAATATTCCCAAGCATACCTACTTGAAGGGACCCATGGATAAGGTTACATCTGTGGCCATACCTCTGGCTTTGGCTGCATCATCACTTTATCTGATTGTAAGTTTAATTGTAATATGGTCTTTTTACTTGTCTCTGTTGACTTCGTTATCAGTATATCTCcaattctccattttttttgGAATCATGTTATATCGACACTGTGTTATGCATTTTGTCCAGGGACGAGGAATCTATAATATGTCGCATGGAATTGGAAAGAAAGAATGACCTGGGAATTTCGAATTGAGGAGGTGGCTATTTGCGACACAAAACAACCATAGCCTCCTTAATATGGACCACTGGTTACCCTTGCATTTATGTTTGTTctcttaataaaatttcttagTTGCAGATTTTGACTGCCATTGGGGTTTATAACTTTATAACGAAAGTTGTTCATTGtatgttttataaaatcaaattgggTGAATTGGCTCAGACTGCTGGCATTAGATTCTGGTTTATGCTTTGCCCCTTCTTTTGCATGCGTTAGACAAGCTCAACGGCTTTCCTCATCGGTCGTTATGCATTTCAGTTTTTTCTTTATGGTGTGTCGTCCAGTGGAATTACTTGGTGAGAAGTTGCCCTTAAGCTATAGGTGGTGGCAGGAACCTGTGAAATGGTCTTAAGGTGGAAACCAAGTGCGGATTGGAACTCCATagaatttgtatttataatgcATATTTGGTTTTATATTGGAGAGGTCTCTAACCCCAACCATGGTTTGGGTAAATGTCGTAGTTTTTTCCCGTACCATGATTTAGAAAAGTCTAACTGAAAATAAAACACGTTATCATTAGAATCTTGATTCAATACTTCCAAGATTCTGAGTTTGTATGATGTGGTTGGGTGCGAGTGTTCTCTGCCTAAATCGGAAGCACAAAACACTAAAGGCAATTTTTCTCGGTCCAAACACGCTGTTAAGCGGCAACTTTGTCATTGAAGAAGGAAGCAATCTGCTTAACAGTGATCAAAGCATATTTTGTCAAGTGCGTGAATGTAAGCACAGATTTGCCCCTTAGTTGAAAATATGTGGCTGCAAGTCCTGCGCGTACTTTGTCTTCCTCGAGGTTTTGTTTGATCACGTACCAAAAGAGTATTACACAAGCAGCAAACAAATTCTTATTATGAGCAGGCAAAGCAAAAATCTTTTGCAGGATAGATTCAGTGGAAATGTGATACGGTGGGCCTATGCAATTCAAAGCTCGACATGACGTACCACAGCCAGTAGGTACTGCTCTCTAAGTCGCAGCAGTTATACAGCTCAGATATTCAACGCTGCTGATCAAAATTCAGATACTAAGAAGTTCATGGACGGTCAAAACCCAAAAACAAGAGCACAGCAACTAACAACTAAGCTGGAGACTAATTTTTTGGTGGGTGGACTGTGGGGCATATAACATTCATATGCCTCCAATAAGTCAGCAGATCTTTGAATGTATACACCACGCTTGACAGAGTTGGATTCACTTTTAAGCTTTTCTGACTTCTGAGTATACTTAGGAAGTGATGAAATTCTAAGAACAATCCAAGTGCATGATTAATTTGATGAGATACTCTAATTGGCTATTCAACATACTAATCAATGATGatgtaacaaaagaaaaaaaaaactatgacgAACACTAACTAATAATGAAGGATCACAAGTCAGGCTGTAAAGTATTCACCATCCACTCTTTCATGCATTTACTCGTGTTGTACTTTCCCTGCTTAAATCATTCTTGTTATATGCGTTTGTAGAAGAAATTTTAAACAATCTCAAACTCATTCGTATATTAACTCAATCAAAAAGGTCGTCACATCCAcgaaaaatattatcttaaaaatgaaagatgatTATAAGATAATGCTGTGTTTTCACTTTTCACTTTTCACACCTAGATTCATCGAGTGGAACTCAATGGTGCTTGGCCCAGTGTAATGCGAGTGAGCAATTATTTAGAACATAAGCTGGAAGCTCCTCTCTTACAGTGCCAAGCTGTGTGAGTATGTGACTTTCTGTTCCAGAAAATGCATTTTTGGGCTGGTCGTCCATATGGgtaataattttctataaagGCAACTGGGTACTGCCAGTTCTCCTACTCTGTCTTGCTTCCTAAGGCTCTCCCACATTCAAGCTTTATATATCAGTAGGTGACCCTTTCTGTTCACTCCTCAACCAAAACTTATGGTCCAAGCACTTTTCTATCTTAAAGAAAGCACTTATATAATTACCAATGCTCCttagaaacttcttaagaaaaATACCTATATATATGCTACCTTAaaagatctaaaaatatttgccATATTAAAAGTGGTAAAAAGATGATATGATCCTCCAAGTTACCTTGGGGAAGCAGGTATATAGCTACATATATACACGCGTCTGTGTAAATTTTTTGGTCCATACATCAACTATTGATACCATGTTGAGGAACAGTCGTTAGCTGAATATGCCAATATACCAACTTGAGAAAATTGCTACCTAACCAAAGCACTCTCATAAAGATTCTTCACTAAGTTTTCAGAGAATAATAAAAGGAGAAGTGTAGTCAAAGATTAACATTTATACTCTCAACGTATAACACCTTCCAAATCCAATACTAGAACTTTGATGGTGCCATAATCAAGTTGGCTTGTGAATAAAGTTGACAGGGAAAACACTAAGTATTTGTTTAGAGAAGATAAATCCACTGTTAACTTCATAGCTTTTGGCAGTCATATCTGTCATTTGGGCTTATTCTAAGGTTTGTTAACAACACAAACTACTTGCTCTCACACCCTTAAAGCCAGTCCTGTTTATAAGCACCTTAGGGGAAAGTGGAGCCATCATTccaaggaaaagagaaaaaaaaaacagagaaagaaaacGGGAGATAACAGGCCTGGGAGAGGAAAAGAGTGTTATTGACTGTGGTGCAATAATGGCAACACCAAAACAGCCATATGAGCaacaccaacaacaaacaaatgtGCAGCGTGTGAGAAATTCAGGGATGATTAACGTCAACCAGAGTCCAATGAGGGATGACAAGGAAGAGGAGATGTCAAGATCAGCTTTGGCAATGTTCAgagcaaaggaagaagaaattgagagGAAGAAAATGGAGGTGAGGGATAAGGTTCACGCTTATCTGGGTCGAGTAGAGGAGGAAACAAAACGCTTGGCTGAGATTAGAGAAGTAAGTGTCACAATGCTTTTGGCTTACCTCTAAGCTTTCATGCTTTATTTGTTTTCTGTTCTTTTGTGTTTTACATATAAATCAATATACAGCGTGTTTGGTTCCACATTCCAATAGGTATAGTTTCTATCTCTCAGACCTGATTTCTAGCTTCTCTTCCCAAACACGCCAATAAACTTAAGGTATAGGGAAAAATATACTAATCTGATCAGaaagtttgtttccttttaattttctcaaaatcTTCAAGTGATGATCAGAAACTGGGCAATTGCTGTGTCATGTGTGCTGTGTATTGGTTATTTTTCCTTGTTCTTGGACAAGTACTTATAACATGTCACCATATTTGAATAGTAATTGTTTGAAAAACTGAA
The Vigna angularis cultivar LongXiaoDou No.4 chromosome 5, ASM1680809v1, whole genome shotgun sequence genome window above contains:
- the LOC108340467 gene encoding uncharacterized protein LOC108340467, yielding MSEAPFRPREKLFEKQKYFQNIPKHTYLKGPMDKVTSVAIPLALAASSLYLIGRGIYNMSHGIGKKE